The DNA segment TGAACGTGGTTCTCTATGGCTATTCAAAGATTATGTGCTCCATGTCAAGAGATGGAAGGAAGATCAGAACTGTGATGAAgagattatttttaatttttcagttTGGGTTCAATTTTGGGGTTTTTCATAATCGTTTAAAACCCTCGAAGTTGGACGTAAATTGGGAGAGAAACTGGGCATAGTGTTGGAGGTAGGTAAATTTCAGATGCGAGACAGAGAAATTAGGATTGTGAAGGCCAAAATCAATATTAATACTGCCAGGCAAGTGAGAGATCAATTAATAGTGGCAGGACCTAATAAAAGGAGGTAGAAGTGGCACTGCGCTATGAGAGACTTGGAAAGTTCTATACCTATTGCGCAAAATTGGGGCATGAGGTGAAAAACTGTCATGATATGTTGAAGGACACAGAGAGTGATATAGTAAAAGAGGATGACATTGGCGAATGGGTTAAAGCCAGCCAAGTGGGAATGCGAATCTACTCTGAATGAGAAAGAACATTCAAAAACTCAACCCAAAATCAGAATAAGGCCACTCAACGTAAGAAAAAACCGGCAGCACCTGAGTCATCTCAATCAGCCAATTCTAGAACAGAATGCATGGAGGTTATCATAGCTGGTCAGTCCAATACCAAGGATGATGAAGGGTAGCTTATGCAGTTCGCTATTGGGCAGTGTCTCACCACAAAGAAAGGTAAGAAGTAGAAAAGGTTAGCAAGACAAGGTGCTGCTGAGTCAGATACTAAAGTGAACCCAAAAGAAGGTTGATGAGTGGTATAGCTGAAGGATCTACAAAGAAAGCAAGAAGAGAGGATGAAAATGTAGTTGAATAGATGGTGGAGGGTACCAGCCTACAAATGGCACACAAGGCGCCATGAGAACTATAGTTTGGAAATGTCAGAATTTGGGGAGACCCCTGACACAAGACTAGCAATTGCTCAGACACTAAATATTGAACATATCGGAACACAAGAAAAATACCTGGGGCTGccctctatagttcaaaaatcaaagaaagcaaCCTTTGGAGCTATCAAGGATAAAGTTCAGAAGAGGATTATGGGTTGGAAAAGAAGTCTATTGTCATCAGGTGGCAGGCACACGCTATTGAGAGCGGTGGGAGAGGCGATTCCTAATTATACACTCTCTTGTTTCAAGCTCCCGGACACGCTGTTGGCTGAGATTCATAGCATGCTCTTGCAATTTTGGTGGGGTCAAAAAGGCGCAGAACGAAGAATAGTTTGGATTAAATGGGACACAATGATGAGACCGAAGAAAGATGGAGGGCTGAGGATCAAGGACCTAAGGGTGCAAAATTTGGCTTTATTGGGCAAGCAATGTTGGCGTCTAATGAAATACCCTAATTCTACTCTATCAAGAATGCTCAAAGCTAAATATTTCAGAAATACAGATTTTCTACATGCAGAGATAGGAAGTGTACCATCGTAGGGATGGAGAAGTGTTCTTGAAGGGCACAAGGTGATCGAGAAAGGCTTGATATGAAAAATAGGCTCTGGTACTAATATTCGCATCTTCCATGACCTCTGGCCCCCACCACCAGTGCCCCTTAATGTCGCTCAAAATACACTCACAATCCTGCCAAATCTGCAAGTGTATTATGTTAGTGTGTTACTAAATCCTGATAGAAGTTGGAATAGAAATTtgattgagtcaattttttcaGTTGATATATGcaataaattttttcaatcaaaccaacagaggaggaggatgaagttAATTGGTGCTGGACAAAATCTGGTATATATGAAGTGGGGTCAGGATACAAAATTGCTTATGGATTCTTTCATTCTCTTACTTCATTGAGGCCCTAGAACATACAGAACAACAGAGTCTGGAATATCATTTGGGAATTGAAATTACCtcataaaattaagatttttctATGGAAAAGTCTTCATGAAAAGCTTTCATTGTTACAACAAGTTCACAGCCGGTTCGCATCCACTCCTGCCGCTTGTCCAAGATGCATGTTGAAGGTTGAATCAATTTCTCATGCTTTGTTCCAATGCCCCCTGTCTTCAATAATATGGAGTCTAAGCTTAATAACCCCTGACTTATGGATGACAGAAGAAGAGACGTTTTTCAATTGGTGGCAACGAGTCTTATCCTAGGTAGCGGCTCAATTCGACGGTAGACAAAAGACCCTCCTCATAGCGGTGCTGTGTTGGAGCACTTGGAAAGCGAAGAATCAGTGTGTTTTTGAGAAGATAATAAGCCCGACACCAGAGATAGTGAAAGAAGCCAGCAATTTAGTGCGTGAACTCGTGACCATACCTGATAGATGctgctaattttttttactcttgCTTTACTCTTTTTTAAACTTAGTCTTTCAGTCACAGTTGGTGATAAATGGGAATACCCAATTTTTTTGTACTTTCATCTAGaaacacttttattttatattaataaaataatatttatctttgaaaaaaatataaaagtaaatatatattttataaattgtatgaagaataacaaaaatataaaacaaaataaaaactacaaaatataaaagaagaaaaaaatattattattacctTTTAATCAAAAGGAGCAAAGGACTTACAAAgtctataaaataaaagtattatatttagtagaatgaataaaaatgtaaatttagtatgaaaaattgAGTAAAATACTTTAAACAActttatacaaataatttttttattttaaaggaccttgatattattttaggagcaaaatattaaaaattaattaaaaataaaataaaatcatataaaatcttaaagaataatgttaaaaaataaataaattataaaatatataaaaatataaaatataaaatattatttgaatattcTAAAGAgcgaaagaaaacaaaagaatcatctaaaaaaatgaaagatatGAAGAGTGTTAAAAAGTAAATGAGAACTTAAAATTATatgtaagaaaattaaaatcatgaatTTAATGTGATTTACAAGAAAAAACATTTTATTCATTTGAATATTAATCATattgcataattaaaaaatcaaatcacaATGACAAATTAAGTTGAATATAGTAATACCAAAATTTTAAAGCTAACG comes from the Arachis duranensis cultivar V14167 chromosome 7, aradu.V14167.gnm2.J7QH, whole genome shotgun sequence genome and includes:
- the LOC107458608 gene encoding uncharacterized mitochondrial protein AtMg00310-like, with translation MSEFGETPDTRLAIAQTLNIEHIGTQEKYLGLPSIVQKSKKATFGAIKDKVQKRIMGWKRSLLSSGGRHTLLRAVGEAIPNYTLSCFKLPDTLLAEIHSMLLQFWWGQKGAERRIVWIKWDTMMRPKKDGGLRIKDLRVQNLALLGKQCWRLMKYPNSTLSRMLKAKYFRNTDFLHAEIGSVPS